CGGTTATGAGTTTGCAACTGCGATCACAGGTATCGCTCAAGCCGTACAACAGTTTTGGCGTGGACGTTCAGGCCCGCCTGTTTGCCGAAGCCCATAGCGACGCCGATGTGCGGGAAGCCCTGGCTTACGCACAGACCCATGACGTGCCGTTGCTGGTGATTGGCGGCGGCAGCAATTTGCTGCTGACCGCCGATATCCCGGCGCTGGTGCTGCGCATGGCCACCCGCGGAATTCGTGTGGTCAGCGACGATGGCAGCAAAGTGGTGATCGAAGCCGAGGCCGGCGAGCCGTGGCACCCGTTCGTGCAGCACACGTTGGTGCAGGGTCTGTCGGGCCTGGAAAACCTCAGCCTGATTCCCGGCACGGTCGGCGCGGCACCGATGCAGAACATCGGTGCCTATGGGGTCGAGATCAAGGACGTGTTTGCCGGCCTGACCGCGCTCGATCGTCAGAGCGGTGAACTGCGCGATTTCAGCCTTGAAGAATGCAACTTTGCATACCGTGACAGCCTGTTCAAACAGGAGCCGGGACGCTGGTTGATCCTGCGCGTGCGCTTCATCCTCGACCGTACCGCGCATTTGCATCTGGAATACGGCCCGGTTCGCCAGCGCTTGACTGAGCAGGGTATCGAGCATCCGACGGCCAGTGATGTCAGCCAGGCCATTTGCACCATTCGCAATGAAAAACTCCCGGATCCGGCGGTGCTGGGCAATGCCGGCAGCTTCTTCAAAAACCCGTTGGTGCCGTCGGCGCTGGTCGCACAACTGAAGGGCCAATACCCGGATCTGGTGGCCTACCCGCAAGCCGACGGGCAGATGAAACTGGCCGCCGGTTGGCTGATCGAGCGCGCCGGCTGGAAGGGTTTCCGTGAAGCCGATGCCGGCGTGCACAAGTTGCAGGCGCTGGTGCTGGTCAATTACGGCAGCGCAACCGGGTTGCAATTGCTCGACCTGGCGCAGCGAATCCAGAAAGACATTTCAGAACGTTTCCAGGTCGAGCTGGAAATGGAGCCGAACCGCTATTGAGACTAAGCTTTCCAGGTTCAACTCGAAGCCCTGCACTGATGATAAGTGCAGGGCTTTTTTGTTAATG
This genomic interval from Pseudomonas putida contains the following:
- the murB gene encoding UDP-N-acetylmuramate dehydrogenase: MSLQLRSQVSLKPYNSFGVDVQARLFAEAHSDADVREALAYAQTHDVPLLVIGGGSNLLLTADIPALVLRMATRGIRVVSDDGSKVVIEAEAGEPWHPFVQHTLVQGLSGLENLSLIPGTVGAAPMQNIGAYGVEIKDVFAGLTALDRQSGELRDFSLEECNFAYRDSLFKQEPGRWLILRVRFILDRTAHLHLEYGPVRQRLTEQGIEHPTASDVSQAICTIRNEKLPDPAVLGNAGSFFKNPLVPSALVAQLKGQYPDLVAYPQADGQMKLAAGWLIERAGWKGFREADAGVHKLQALVLVNYGSATGLQLLDLAQRIQKDISERFQVELEMEPNRY